In Heliangelus exortis chromosome 3, bHelExo1.hap1, whole genome shotgun sequence, the genomic stretch TACAGCCCAATGTCCTTATAAAATCTGCACCAATAAAACTAGAGGCTATTTAAAGCATTTGACTTTTGCATACAGTGATTTAGGTTTTGTAGCCTTTAAAACCAATTTTCAGATACTGCTGTACAGCAGGGAAGTAAGCTAGGAATAGTAATTAACTATTAGACAATAAGAATGAATTTGAATAAATTGAAAGTAGTATGTTAAGATTTAGGAAGGGATGTTTCCTTTCACTGgacaaaaatcttttaataaCTGTGATCCATACTAGACTGAGTGGGGCAATAAGCTGAGTATGCAGAGTAAGCTATATGCAGAGTATATCCCTCTATAACTTCAACAGTTATCATAAATTAGCAGCATTGGCTGAGATTGTTCTTGGTCTATTTTATagtgaaacattttatttactgcATATATAATTACCTAAACATTTGTAGAAATTTAAATTGATCTCTTCCTCAGCTAGCTAGAACTCCATACACTTAGGTGTCCTATGTGCTAtgtatacttttaaaaataaactctgtTCTCAGTTTGCTCATAATACACTTCAagttaaaatttgatttttttaacttacCATTCCCAGACTCTTAAACTCTTGTCATCAGATGTACTCACAAACCTTCTGTTTTCATCCACAAACACAATGGTGTTGACAGCTCCCAAATGCCTATCATATTCCTGAACAATCTCACCACTTCGAATATCCCACTACAAATAAAAAAGTCAGAATAAGACCTTGTTTTTTACTAAGCATGGTATTTTTTTAGAGTAAGAGATATTAAACAGACATACCTGCACAATTTTCTTATCTGACATTCCGGCAACAAAGAGATTTTGTTTATCTTCATCAGGATTGAACTTGACACAATAAGGAACCTTCCGGTTTGTGAATCTTGAAATACATTGCCCTGCAAGAGAAGCCAATCACAGTGCATCAACCTGCAAGTTCTATGGATTGATTAGCTCTTTTCAGATATTGATAAAACCCATTCactttacttttattttactaaaagcaggaaatacttttttaaaagcccTGAGAGAAACAGAGGGTAGAATTTACCCTGTTCTTGGATTTTACCTTCTTTCATATGCATTTACCTCTCTTTGTATACATGCACCTGTGTAAACTCAAGAACAAACTGTTCCCTGTCTTTACTACAGCTTTCCAACAACGTAGCTGCTCAGTACCCAGTATGTCATCAGGACTTATCAAGTCATCAGGACTGGTCAGGATATCACAGGCTGATCACTGACTTTGCACAGCATCACCTCTTCTTGACAAGTGACTTCAACTCAGAGAAAAATTCCTCAATCCTAAACCTACAAAACGGTAACAGCAATCCAGCTACAAAATAAACCACTGACCACATAGCCTCATCCATAAATATGCTGATTACATATTATCCATAATTTACAGGAGCCTGTTTTAATGCAGAAGCTCAATACATTTTTCAGGTGTCTAAATAACTAACTGAGTTAAGATTCAAGTCCAGAGAATCTGACTTACACTCTTCTGGCTGTCACCTGTATGAGTCGAGTGGCACTGCTAAACAAGAAACTTCCatctttttaaaacatggaaATTTCCTGTTTTAGGAAGAgacttaaatttaaaagaatattgacaaaatctgtatctttttatcttaagaaattatttggagCAGAATGTTACAGAGCCTCTCCCAGGCAGTTCTGCAAGAGCATCAGACCACCCCCCACTCCTTATACCAGCAACTCAATTTCTACCAACTTTTTGTATTTAGACTGCTCTTCAAGTTCAGGTTAACTGAAAGATCAAGTGAAATAATTATTCTAAATTAGCCATATTTAGGTCAGAAGTGTGATCTCATTACTTAATTTTATACCTGTAAATATAAACATGCAATTAACTTATTTGataaaattttgtctttttgatGAAAGTTGTTCTAGAATCACAAATAACTTTCAAGCCTTCTCAAATAAAAAGGCATATGAAATATGGGGACATAGGTAATGTACCATTACAGATAACAACaaaacatttaggaaaaaatgacTATTCATCCTGTAATGAAAGCCTAATCACTGCATTAAAAGACAATATATCTGGATACTCATAACCTACCTGTTTCAGTGTCCCAGAGTTTAAGATAGCGGTCATATGCAGCACTAAGAAACTGAGTGCCAGCATTATTAAAACAGATGTCTCGAACAGCTTTACTATGTCCTGCAAGATTGAAAAAATGTGATGATAAACTTTTATGCATTCATTCTTAGAATTAACAGTTTTTAGAAAAACATTATTCAAGTTAAACGCTCCGGTTTGTAACAATGCAAACAGAATAAGGAAATTGCTTATTTGAAGTTCTTCAGAAGCACCAGTCAAGAAAGATGCAAGTGAGAAAAACTAATTCCTAAAACAATGAGAATAAAATCCCTAAGTCCCCACACCTCTAAAGCACTAGAGAGAGAAACAATAGCATTGCCCAGAACCAACGACTGTGCATCATTTATAAATTGATATACAATCAGAACTTTCAGTACTGTTGGCTTCAAAGGTTGCTCTGGTCACAGTTAAAAGATATAGGAGGAGTTAAAAACACTGGAATGTCAACATCTACTGAAAAAGAGGAGATATATTTAAaggagaaacattttaaagtagTTAACAGGTATAAAATATGGGAAACATTGAATGAGGAAATGAAGAATTCTTTCATCTGGTGTCAACCTTGCTATCCATCAGCCCCAATGCTTTCACCTGACCTCTGTATCAGATTTGTAGGAGATCCCTTTAGTTAAAATACTGGCACAGTAActtaaatacagcaaaataGCAGGTGAATCTGGCTGATAATAAAGACCTTTTGAGAAAAACTCAAACTGTTCAGAAAGAGCAGTCTATTGAGAGAGAACCTTTTTCGAGCCATCATCTTTGCCACACTGCTGTCATCAGAAATATTAGGAGAAAAAAGACTTCTTTGTTGTTACTCAACATATATTCATCCACTGTTCTAGAAATGTTCCCATTTCAAAAGGAGAATCAGATGCTTTTGTTCTGCATTGAAGGCTCCTAAGTTTGTATTTCTCTCCCTCTCAGGtatctgctttaaaaagcatCTGTTACATGAACAAAGACAACACCTgaatctcaaaaaaacccaacaaaaaacccattaaaaatTCCCATGCCTTTGCACTAGAAActcagcacagcagagggagCCTATTTAAGGTGAGATCATCAGACCATGAAATGCTCTCACTGCATAAATACAGAGGGCTGCTGTTCTCAACACGAAGATGAGACAACTTAACGTCCCTATTTTGCCTTTGGGAAGGAGTCTTGCATGAAGTATTGATGACTGCAGTACactaatgttttcttttaagggTCATAAGGTGTTATACATCAACACTAAATTGCTTGGAATAATGACAAAGCTTCTCTTAAGAACTTGCACCTTCTTCAATTCTTGTCACCAAGATCATACTAAATCCCATTTGCTGTGGATGCCTGCAAGTCCTCTGTATGATAAATTAATAAGCTAACCTAAATCATATCCTTCCAGGAAACTGCTTTAAATACAGATCAGTTTAGAAAAAGAGACTATTACCAATAAATGTCCGTAGACACCTTCGATCACCGTACACTTCccacagcttggaaaaaaaaaaaaagagatggggAGAAAATATGTCAATTGCTAAACAATAATGATGCTAAAATTAAATGCAAGTATGTACAGCATCAccttttaagaaattaattgttAACATACAATAACATCTATTGATTAATCACAACTATCTACACAGAAATTCACATGAATGCTCTGTCACCACCTTGTTAGCAACCCTCCCCcttaaaataactaaaaaaacccacatgacATTCCAACTTTAAGATTCTAAGGTTTtgctagtaaaaaaaaaaaccaacaaaatattATCAGCTATTTATATATGATGTATGCTGGACAAAAATGAGACTAATTCATGACTACAAATGCTTCAGTAAAacacttcagcagaaaactATTCCTGGTTGTACAACTAGGCTTCATagaaaatttattattataataacaAAGGCAATAACCTGAGAAAGCTGTGACTTTAAGTAGTATTATTAGATGATTAACAGTTTTCTAACACCCACAATCATGTGTACAATTTCTATGCTCCAAtgatttctaatttaaaaaaacaagtgagaaaaataaaagtaatacaGACAAAAGGTATTTGGTAGAAATACCAAAAGTTTAAGGAttccaaaatgcattttttatatTCAATGATGACATAAAATATACACatgaaaatagagaaataacTCACCTTAATTTTGCAATCCATAGAGCAAGACAACAGTATATGCCCAGAGAGGGGAAACAATCTAACTGCACTGACACCCTGTAAATAAGGACATAATTAAACAGTAAGTGGAACTTTTAGATATTTCCTCAGTTCACCTTCCCTAAGCAAAAACCTAAAGCTTATCTTCATAAAATACATACTGTATACTGCAAAGAAATAACCTACCAAGatttaattttagaaacagCAATGCATTTTGTATTATTGTCATTATCAACAAATTGGTTTGCTTCAACAgctgtatatatatatcctcCTCCAACTCACACAATTACCGTGgtaaataaagcaaagaaataaaaattgtggGGTTGGGAGACTCCTTCTGTAAAACAAGCCTTTTCAGGTGGGCAGATGAGGgtttcccacaaaaaaaaaaaaaaaaaattctggccAACTctatttcttatttatattaCCAGGGGCTTTGACTCACTGGGCTCAGATTCCCATCTATCTGTATTCCAGGTACTATTTGCAGGGGAAGGCCAAAGAACCAAGTACTCATTGTCTGATGTCCCTTCTTTCCACTGAATGCAATTATTGTAATTATATTCCATCCAGTTGCTTCCACTTCTGCTTGGAGTTGGGTGCTTTATCTTCCCTATTATTGCCTACCCATACATCCCAGCTTTCATTTGCTCTTCCATCTACATCATTATTCATTTCTTGTTTGAAGGAAGATGTTATTTTATGCATCAGTCTGTCCTAATAAGATAACAGGCAGAGGAGTGACTAGAACTTTGGGGGAGGAGATGTTATTCTGGAAAGCATTGATAGCTGCAGCTCTTAGATGCAGCAGTCATTGAAGAGTTCAAAGCTGTGACTCAACTGAAAAAGGGTAAAAGCTGAAGGTGTTCTCTTTGTCCTCCTTTCTACCATGTTTCAGATACCATTAAAGTGTTGTCCACTGCAGAACCGTATTCCCTCAAGGAATACTGAAAATCAGAgacaaaagaagcagcaaattgAGTATAGGCTTTACAAATCTGGTCAATGGAACCCCTTTTTAATATCAAAATTATGTACACAGTGATGAGCTCTGGCAAAGGAAGAAACTAAAAGTTAGGTAGCACCATCAAAGAAAACTTTTCCCGAGGCAGACCTCTCAAAGGTAATAGCTGTGTTTGGGAATCCTGTAATGCTGGTGCACCACAACCACAAAACCTATGTAACTTTTTATACCTTTGATACAAAATAGACGTTAAGAATTTtcactattaaaaaaagcacattttcaggGACCTCTTGAAGTAGCCTTACTCTGCTTCACATGGTAGTTTAGGAAACAACTCCAAATCCCACAGAAGTCACTGAACaatatcttttcttttgaaggaaGTCAGTATGTTCATGAAAAGGTAATGCAGGTTAACAACTGCATTTGAGCAGGGAAACACCTTGTGTGAGGATGTAATGCAACCAATGATATCATAATGTGGTAAAGACTACTCATTCCTGTTACTGATACTTTAGTTTTATAGAAATCACTAGCTTCAGACACAAAGTGAAGTCGGTTTTAAAGATGCATGATCACAAACAAATCTTCCTACCTTTGTGTGTCCAGACCACACATGGATTTGTTTCTTTGGAAGATAGCACTTCTCAGGTGGTACTGTGGAACGGAGATTAACTCCAACATCTTGAGGGACATGAAGATAAGATCTTCCCTGATAGTCATACATTTCCTTAACTGAAAAGGTAAACACAAAATTCTAAGCCTGTATTTTAAGAGGTTATAATCTTCAAAAGACTCCAAAGCCACACACATTAAAGTTTTTCTCAACACAGCTGCTCTGTTGTGAAGTGTGGGGGCGTGGGAGTGGGTAGGagtggagaagaagaaaatcccACTTCATAGGACATAGATGTGGAATCTTACTGACATTAATTGAGTTCAAATTAAGTAATTTCAGCAAACTATGCTTGGAAACAGATAATCTGAATATTAAGACAATCTCCCCTCTACACATTTTACTCATCACCAAACAGTAAGAGTTTTCTGGCCAATGAGGGTTTGCTTACAGTAACACTACATGGATTATAATGTACAACTGATTTTGCCATTTGCTTGCAGTTCACATTCcatccagctctgtgctgtgtcaGTCACATCAACAGAAttacaaaacagagaaaaagatcCATTTGGCCAGGTGTAGTGAAAAGCTGCTCATTAACTAGATTTAAGAAGTGACTGGACTGTCAGATATGCAGGGATGTATTAGCCATGGAAATGGGTATTTCTGAGTAGACTTGTGTTGGACAGACATGACATTAAGCTGTGCACTGATTAAATTAATGTCTCCGTTTCTTTCTGGGGTTTCATTACAGCAGTTCTGGTTGTACAAGTGACCTTCTGTGCATTTTAAGTATTTACACATCTACAAAATGGCCTATTTCTGGAATGTTTGTGTTTGAGAAGataaagtttattttctaaGATCTTTCACTGTGAAACTTCAGGAAGAAGACTATGAAAAATTGGATAAATATTCTACAGGAGGCTCAATGGCTAAAACTTCAGCTTTGCTATGTTGTCACTATTCAATAAGCATTGCCATGATCTACTACATGACCTACTAAGCAGAATGAAGTACTAATGTCAGCAATGCTTATTTTATAGCTACTTCTTTAATGCATATAAGAAAGGATGCTCCAGCTTCTGCATGTGAGATGGGCTGTAGAAAGTGGTAAACAAAGAGGGACTTGGTTTACCTAGCTACCTGTGCCAAGCCATGTAAGGCAGGGCCGTTTTGCATGCAGAGTGTTGAAATAACAGTTTCCAAAGATCACTTGATTTTACTTCGTAAAGCACTTTCTTTGAAGGTACCACATTCTATAAGCTTCTATAGGGTAATTATTTGATGCACAGTTATTCATAGTATGACAGCAAGAACATTTACATTGAGAACTGAGGAAGTATAAAGTCTAAGCGATTTTCTAAATTGTACATAAGCCATAACTCAAAGCACTACCTGCTGATTAAAGCACTGACACATAAAACTGCAGCAATTCTGAAACTGAAACCAAGCCAAACTCCTAACTTTAGAACATTTGCTCTGCAAAACAGGAAAGGGATATGTGCATCTAGcaccattaaaaataaataataaaaccagtACCCTGAAAGATGACATTTCCATGCTGCTCTTCACAGTATGAAGTGGAATTAGTCCaagtttctctctttctctgtcctttATGCTTATGCATTTGAGTGCTATTATCTCCAATACAGAGACATCAAGGTGTCTCACCAAAACTGCTGAAGCTGTCTGCCATCCTTACTAATTAACACAGCAGGCAAGAAAACACAGTGAGCAAGAAAATGAGAACAGGCAGGAAGATGCCATTACCATGTAATAtagtcttctcctctccaggttTATCATCTTctacttttcctctcttctgacGCTTAGCTGTTATTTCATCCAACTCCTTCTGTTCTTCCTGGAAAAGTACAACATGAacttgacttttaaaaatttggcATTTGGAATCACCTAACAACAATCCAGAATGGCACTTATCGTTTGCCTACAACTAAGAACACATTTCTTGCTAAACGAGATGAGAAATTTTTCTAAGCATCAATAAAGAGAATACTTTTATCAAACccagaataataaaaaaggtatttacaatgaaaagaatgaaatactCTCTTTTAATTCATAAACTAAAGCAAAGCACCACTGACAGAACTAGAAGGATATCTATTGGTTGGGGGAGgtgattggttttgtttcttttaatttttaaacacatttactTACAGTCCTTCTCAAGCTGCTTCTTTtataaatagttttaaaaatagactCTATACAGGGATAccattgattttattttcaaacagtCTTGTAAATAATTGAATGCAAAATATGCAGAACAACTTATTTGGACATATCACCTCAAATGTGTCTATTACCCTGAAACATAGCATGGACCTTCTGCTTGGAAAAACTACTAGTGCAGCTGGATCTCTGTTACAACCACTGCAATGTACTAACAATCTGTATCTATTGTATTAAAGTAGCACTTACTTCTGATGGTTTGGCTACTTCTTTTTCATCAACATACTTCGCCCATGGTCCCAGAAAACCGTCAATATTAGATGCATCATTCTCCttgaatttcttccttttttcgATTTTCCTTTGTCCTGTTTCAAACACTGTCAAACCTGAAGAGGAAAACAGTGCATTGCCCAGCTGCTAACGCAGAATACAACATCATGGGTCACATCACAgtcagtttaaaagaaaaaaaacaccactacCACCTTGTTTCACTACAcacagcaaaatggaaaagcaattgAGCAAAACTGGCCAAAGCACTGCTAGCACTTTCTAGCTAAAGATGTACAGTAAGAGAGGAACAACTTAAACTGTGTGTCATGGCTGGTTAGAGTAATTAACCATGTATGTACCTGTTTCTAGCAATATATGACTATATCAGTTTTCATACTTAGAGAAGAGTCCTAAGAATTTACTTCTGGACCCCATTACCTCTCTTAGtttctaagggaaaaaaaaaaaaaaaaaaaaaaagtcccccaaacccaaaataaGACAAGTTTCCCAAAATCCCAACAATGACCGTGTATTTAAATTTAGtaaaaatgtcacagaatcatagaatgacttggattggaaggggcctttaaaggtcatttagtgGAACCCTCCTACATTGAACAAGGGCATCTtaaactagatcaggttgctcagagccccattcAACCTGCTCTTCAATGTTTCCAGGGACAGGGCAtctaccacttctctgggcaatctgttccagtgtttcaccaccttcagtgtaaaaaaaaaactttcttcctTACATCTAGTCTGAATATCCTTTTCTAGTTAaaaaccattacctcttgtcctattgccAAAAGCCCTATTAAAAACTCTGTTTCTACTGACACAGTAATATACCTCCAATCACAATCTTCCTCTTTCATATAAATGATATCTTCTCAACAAATGCTGTGCCCTCAGAAATCCATTAGTCAAAACCATTAAAGAATACAGATatgggtggaaaaaaattaagtaaagaGATGTTAAAGTACAGACTTAAAGCTTTTCAAAAGGTTGTATATATAATTATGTGTAATTTTCaaacaatgttttctttcatcatCAGTAATACTCATCtagtataaagaaaaaaagagctgtgtataagcaagaagaaatagaaaatacaaaaattaatgtTAGTGATCATACAAGGAATTGTACATTAATGAAgagttttgttaaaataaattactaaaattCCATTATGAaaaggttatttaaaaaaaataactattaaATCTAAGTTACTTCTGTCCAGTATCTGTAGCTGCCATACCAAAGTAAGTCTATTTTCTTTATTGTACATTGAAAGCAAAGAGTGAAATAACCTTGGATATGTTCTGTGAAACAGGACATCGAAATAAAGAACCTTTGTATAAAATATGCATAAGATGCTAGAAAAAGATTTGCAAAGGAAAGCATAACTGTAAATTTTACACAGGTACAACTTTCCAATGCAAATAAGTCACTTTGAAATGTTAAATATCTTGTCTCAAAGTATTAATTACAAACCCCATGCCTCTGGTAGTCAGTCCTCCCAGTGGCACCTTATGCCTTCACCATTTGGCAACCTTCCcatggtttttcttttccaaataacCCAAATAGCTTAACCCTGCTAAGCAGAGATAACAAGCAATTCCCAGCAGAATGCTAGAGGTTGCATACACAGTGATCCGTTTGCTACTGAGTAGTATAGTTAAGGTGACTAGCTGAATATACAAGTATCCTAATGCCCACATTATGACAATTTTAGCTAAGACAGAATTTAGGAGAACCAAAAAGGTCTATTTCGAATACACAGGTCAATTTGGCACATGTGAGGTTCCAGTGACAAATCCTGAATTGAAACTTGACATAATGATAACCTGAAATATTTGCtacttcaggaaaacaaagccaCCCATtatccctcttccttcttcacaTTACAATTCCAACACATCTCAGTTTACTGTGTCCTTGGACATGGGTTAAGACTCTCATAATTCACTCTCTTGCCAAATACTATTGCAGTTTTTTAGTGAAGAAGAAATGGAGTCATCAGTTGCAATTAATTTACTTAAGTTTCTGAATTATttaccttgatttttttcagcttcttctaCAGAACCAATATATTTGGTAGCAACTTCAGGGTTATCTATGGAGGGGTCTAACGCATAACCTAGAacaagaagaataaaaaaatagtgTTATTTCAAGTAACATTTTGTAAGGTGTTCATTACTCTCTCTCCCACCCTACCTTCcacatttttttgtggtttttcttgttttgttttctttttgtattgGGTCTCAGGGAGCTAGGGATGAGGAAAGCTGAGACTTTGAAATCTCATCCACATTTCACTTGGCCTGGGTATTAGGATTACTACAAAATATTACCATGAGGGCCTTGAGTCCGCACTTCTGCCAGAATGCTTAaactcatttcttttcttctcagtcTTTTTCAACAGGAATAGTTAACATAATACACAGAGGGAAGGTAGTCATAGGAAGCAAAGTCTCAGAATCTTtctggtgggaagggacctcaggaggcCCCTGGTCCAACACCCCGCTCTAAGCAAGGTCAGCACTGAATTCAGATCAGTTTGCTGGAACACCATAGCAACCTCTTCTTCTTGTAAGATGGCACAAGGAAAAGACTAGCTCCAAATCTTACATTACTGACTTGATTTTAAACAGATGCTGCTTTAGTTCAGGGCACTGTTCCTTTGCTTGCAAACCCACTGAGTCGTGCTGGAAACAGCCTGATGCTGCTGCACTGAGAACCCTGTGGCTTCACAGCCCCCGTGCTGCCCACTGCCTCTGCTGGATCACAGCAGTCCCCGGCAGTCCTGGGGATGGCAGATGCTGGAAGGAAGAGGatagagatggggaaaaaaggaaagcaaatgaagCTTTCTAGGGCTTCCTGCGTATTTTGTCTCCCTCAGCAGAAATCACTTCATCCTCCTTgtgccagagctgggaaagaTTGTTGCATCTGCTTGAAAGCAACTGCTTTAACACAGACGATATCAAAAGCAGCAATGgcctttgttttttaaaagaattcagTATTGACATCTCCATCTCCTGATTACAGCTATTGAGTGACATCCAAGAAAACCACCAAACCTCCTGtacttttataaataatttataaaatgtaCCAGCATTTCATATCTATTCAGGATATTTACAATTTTTGATACTGAAGTTCTCATTTTAGTATGcgtatttttccatttctccatttccattttctccatttctcctgAAGTGGATAACATGATCTTAGGAGAATAAGATAGACAAACTCATGTAGTTTCCAATGAACAGGTGCACTGAACAGTTACTGGCcaccaaaagcttttttttttttttttttttttgtgaaagacTGCACCCTGGTGGACATATcactaatttttattaaatattattcaCATTATAAAATGTGCCTTGAGGACCCAATGAAAATGTCTCTGTATCAGGAAAAAACCGAAAAGCT encodes the following:
- the CDC40 gene encoding pre-mRNA-processing factor 17, coding for MSAAIAALASYGGSDSEPDSEPEAEGGSQHAAVLASRDAVLHLRAPPAAPPALAVDAAPEVAVKEDVETGVHLDPAIKEVQYNPTYDTMFAPEFGPENPFRTQQMAAPRNMLSGYAEPAHINDFMFEQQRRTFATYGYALDPSIDNPEVATKYIGSVEEAEKNQGLTVFETGQRKIEKRKKFKENDASNIDGFLGPWAKYVDEKEVAKPSEEEQKELDEITAKRQKRGKVEDDKPGEEKTILHVKEMYDYQGRSYLHVPQDVGVNLRSTVPPEKCYLPKKQIHVWSGHTKGVSAVRLFPLSGHILLSCSMDCKIKLWEVYGDRRCLRTFIGHSKAVRDICFNNAGTQFLSAAYDRYLKLWDTETGQCISRFTNRKVPYCVKFNPDEDKQNLFVAGMSDKKIVQWDIRSGEIVQEYDRHLGAVNTIVFVDENRRFVSTSDDKSLRVWEWDIPVDFKYIAEPSMHSMPAVTLSPNGKWLACQSMDNQILIFGAQNRFRLNKKKIFKGHMVAGYACQVDFSPDMSYVISGDADGKLNIWDWKTTKLYSRLKAHDKVCIGAVWHPHETSKVITCGWDGLIKLWD